The Vespula vulgaris chromosome 12, iyVesVulg1.1, whole genome shotgun sequence genome window below encodes:
- the LOC127068235 gene encoding homeobox protein 4-like isoform X2, translating to MSQITRHRRFKRATVLIKRTQCLGRYLRTKGCMSSYEKLRSNNSSLAKALSKQKQKGQLLFSQNVALLAEVQDLSSACNKRDNTILKILQNAKEMLKMLVTMTKFVTSTIASCQEFTPSNMNLQGESRRLSSKSPTRGIVKPMVSGHTITKPTINLSRVNMQHFNNPTTLSTIEEVSTPVILSENSNVDDDNSPASIPVQARNTGGRICRMPERLNVTSSRASDGNERRLSKRKSKYSEQLSERHSRSRSNRLSEPNNIEDTHLLGSPRVKLNDVSKLLQNCQTINIRRLGSIKDNVVNENIEMNDSTNNISNKQDKDNIISEMQLSIDFPEETDSEENSDESIRSSKKSLKNEQPKLNVQTNNRDSYNYVSIKDDPLEGPSWLFNSYQRLSPSTNSNIESNKMKNYNNKSDNAQQCTTKTSMLHTLQYNNDSDNYQEDNKESDNLYSRKSTFKCHTSEKQNILNNSQENDLGMEDDVTINNQGFVTRQRGNSTETTDDDLDEFTLMFMRRNNNVPFDINDLQLPVLEDSVVKSIVTKEPEPEITTTLQKLTQNCELPSTNNDIKDDSLIDQLTVKLPQLSNTTLDCTIPMVDISLDTHQQKKLKNTNKLLDANNSQNITSRKEKVRRQKNKSTNDKDPSTVKVVLQKLNDSDVKSQILSYEETFLQNSSSLSDSEGSIVSTNINTENNSLRRPKRQKAPKNLKEPNLSKKLRRLK from the exons ATGTCACAAATAACGAGACATAGAAGATTCAAAAGAGCCACTGTGCTTATTAAAAGAACACAATGTTTAGGGAGATATCTGAGGACTAAAGGTTGTATGTCCT cATATGAAAAGTTAAGAAGTAATAATAGTTCATTAGCAAAGGCACTTTCtaagcaaaaacaaaaaggacaACTTCTATTTTCACAAAATGTTGCTTTATTAGCAGAAGTTCAAGACTTGAGCTCAGCTTGTAATAAACGTGAT aatacaattttaaaaatattacaaaatgcTAAAGAAATGCTGAAAATGTTAGTTACAATGACTAAATTTGTAACAAGTACTATTGCTTCCTGCCAAGAATTTACACCTTCTAATATGAACTTAC aaggagaaagcaGAAGACTATCATCTAAATCTCCTACTAGAGGAATAGTTAAACCGATGGTAAGTGGGCATACAATAACAAAGCCCACTATTAACTTGAGTCGAGTAAATATGCAACATTTTAATAATCCAACGACCTTGAGTACTATAGAAGAAGTATCTACGCCAGTAATATTATCTGAAAATTCAAATGTAGATGATGATAATTCCCCTGCTTCTATTCCTGTTCAAGCAAGAAAT aCTGGTGGTCGTATCTGTAGAATGCCAGAAAGATTGAATGTTACTTCATCAAGAGCTAGTG ATGGAAATGAACGACGATTAAGTaaacgaaaaagtaaatattctgAACAGTTATCCGAGAGACATTCAAGATCAAGATCTAATAGACTATCAGAACCAAATAATATAGAAGATACTCATTTATTAGGAAGTCCTCGTGTTAAATTGAACGACGTCTccaaattattacaaaattgccaaactattaatattcgaagg CTGGGTTCAATTAAAGATAATGTTGTTAATGAAAACATAGAAATGAATGAttcaacaaataatatatctaataaacaAGATAAGGATAACATTATTTCAGAAATGCAATTGTCAATAGACTTTCCAGAAGAAACTGATTCAGAAGAAAATAGTGATGAATCTATACGGAGTAGTAAAAAAAGCCTTAAAAATGAACAGCCTAAACTTAATGTACAAACAAATAATAGAGATAGTTATAATTACGTATCTATTAAGGATGATCCATTGGAAGGTCCAAGCTGGTTATTTAATAGTTATCAAAGGCTTTCTCCTTCAACAAATTCAAAtatagaaagtaataaaatgaaaaattataataataaaagtgacAATGCACAACAATGTACTACAAAAACTTCCATGTTACATACAttgcaatataataatgatagtgaTAATTATcaagaagataataaagaatCTGATAATTTATACTCTAGAAAAAGTACATTTAAATGTCATACttcagaaaaacaaaatattttaaataattctcaaGAGAATGATCTTGGAATGGAAGATGATGttacaataaataatcaagGATTTGTGACACGACAACGTGGAAATTCTACCGAAACTACGGATGATGATCTTGACGAATTTACTTTAATGTTTATGCgacgaaataataatgtaccttttgatataaatgatttacAGCTACCTGTTTTAGAAGATTCCGTTGTAAAGTCCATAGTTACAAAAGAACCAGAACCTGAAATAACGACTACATTACAGAAATTAACACAGAATTGCGAACTTCCATCTAccaataatgatattaaagacGATTCGTTAATTGATCAGCTTACAGTTAAATTGCCTCAGCTTTCAAATACTACACTTGATTGTACGATACCGATGGTAGATATATCATTAGATACACATCaacagaaaaaattaaaaaatacaaacaaattACTCGACGCAAATAATTCTCAAAATATAACTTCGCGAAAGGAAAAAGTCAGAAGACAGAAGAATAAATCTACAAATGACAAAGATCCAAGTACTGTTAAAGTTGTCTTACAAAAACTTAATGACTCTGATGTTAAATCACAGATCCTTTCCTatgaagaaacatttttacagAATTCTAGCTCGTTATC TGATTCTGAAGGTAGCATAGTGAGTACAAACATAAATACTGAAAATAATTCACTAAGACGTCCTAAAAGACAGAAGGCAccaaaaaatttaaaagagcCAAATTTATCAAA AAAACTAAGgagattaaaatga
- the LOC127068235 gene encoding homeobox protein 4-like isoform X1 produces the protein MSQITRHRRFKRATVLIKRTQCLGRYLRTKGCMSSYEKLRSNNSSLAKALSKQKQKGQLLFSQNVALLAEVQDLSSACNKRDNTILKILQNAKEMLKMLVTMTKFVTSTIASCQEFTPSNMNLRMSCNPLSKGESRRLSSKSPTRGIVKPMVSGHTITKPTINLSRVNMQHFNNPTTLSTIEEVSTPVILSENSNVDDDNSPASIPVQARNTGGRICRMPERLNVTSSRASDGNERRLSKRKSKYSEQLSERHSRSRSNRLSEPNNIEDTHLLGSPRVKLNDVSKLLQNCQTINIRRLGSIKDNVVNENIEMNDSTNNISNKQDKDNIISEMQLSIDFPEETDSEENSDESIRSSKKSLKNEQPKLNVQTNNRDSYNYVSIKDDPLEGPSWLFNSYQRLSPSTNSNIESNKMKNYNNKSDNAQQCTTKTSMLHTLQYNNDSDNYQEDNKESDNLYSRKSTFKCHTSEKQNILNNSQENDLGMEDDVTINNQGFVTRQRGNSTETTDDDLDEFTLMFMRRNNNVPFDINDLQLPVLEDSVVKSIVTKEPEPEITTTLQKLTQNCELPSTNNDIKDDSLIDQLTVKLPQLSNTTLDCTIPMVDISLDTHQQKKLKNTNKLLDANNSQNITSRKEKVRRQKNKSTNDKDPSTVKVVLQKLNDSDVKSQILSYEETFLQNSSSLSDSEGSIVSTNINTENNSLRRPKRQKAPKNLKEPNLSKKLRRLK, from the exons ATGTCACAAATAACGAGACATAGAAGATTCAAAAGAGCCACTGTGCTTATTAAAAGAACACAATGTTTAGGGAGATATCTGAGGACTAAAGGTTGTATGTCCT cATATGAAAAGTTAAGAAGTAATAATAGTTCATTAGCAAAGGCACTTTCtaagcaaaaacaaaaaggacaACTTCTATTTTCACAAAATGTTGCTTTATTAGCAGAAGTTCAAGACTTGAGCTCAGCTTGTAATAAACGTGAT aatacaattttaaaaatattacaaaatgcTAAAGAAATGCTGAAAATGTTAGTTACAATGACTAAATTTGTAACAAGTACTATTGCTTCCTGCCAAGAATTTACACCTTCTAATATGAACTTACGTATGTCTTGTAATCCACTTTCCA aaggagaaagcaGAAGACTATCATCTAAATCTCCTACTAGAGGAATAGTTAAACCGATGGTAAGTGGGCATACAATAACAAAGCCCACTATTAACTTGAGTCGAGTAAATATGCAACATTTTAATAATCCAACGACCTTGAGTACTATAGAAGAAGTATCTACGCCAGTAATATTATCTGAAAATTCAAATGTAGATGATGATAATTCCCCTGCTTCTATTCCTGTTCAAGCAAGAAAT aCTGGTGGTCGTATCTGTAGAATGCCAGAAAGATTGAATGTTACTTCATCAAGAGCTAGTG ATGGAAATGAACGACGATTAAGTaaacgaaaaagtaaatattctgAACAGTTATCCGAGAGACATTCAAGATCAAGATCTAATAGACTATCAGAACCAAATAATATAGAAGATACTCATTTATTAGGAAGTCCTCGTGTTAAATTGAACGACGTCTccaaattattacaaaattgccaaactattaatattcgaagg CTGGGTTCAATTAAAGATAATGTTGTTAATGAAAACATAGAAATGAATGAttcaacaaataatatatctaataaacaAGATAAGGATAACATTATTTCAGAAATGCAATTGTCAATAGACTTTCCAGAAGAAACTGATTCAGAAGAAAATAGTGATGAATCTATACGGAGTAGTAAAAAAAGCCTTAAAAATGAACAGCCTAAACTTAATGTACAAACAAATAATAGAGATAGTTATAATTACGTATCTATTAAGGATGATCCATTGGAAGGTCCAAGCTGGTTATTTAATAGTTATCAAAGGCTTTCTCCTTCAACAAATTCAAAtatagaaagtaataaaatgaaaaattataataataaaagtgacAATGCACAACAATGTACTACAAAAACTTCCATGTTACATACAttgcaatataataatgatagtgaTAATTATcaagaagataataaagaatCTGATAATTTATACTCTAGAAAAAGTACATTTAAATGTCATACttcagaaaaacaaaatattttaaataattctcaaGAGAATGATCTTGGAATGGAAGATGATGttacaataaataatcaagGATTTGTGACACGACAACGTGGAAATTCTACCGAAACTACGGATGATGATCTTGACGAATTTACTTTAATGTTTATGCgacgaaataataatgtaccttttgatataaatgatttacAGCTACCTGTTTTAGAAGATTCCGTTGTAAAGTCCATAGTTACAAAAGAACCAGAACCTGAAATAACGACTACATTACAGAAATTAACACAGAATTGCGAACTTCCATCTAccaataatgatattaaagacGATTCGTTAATTGATCAGCTTACAGTTAAATTGCCTCAGCTTTCAAATACTACACTTGATTGTACGATACCGATGGTAGATATATCATTAGATACACATCaacagaaaaaattaaaaaatacaaacaaattACTCGACGCAAATAATTCTCAAAATATAACTTCGCGAAAGGAAAAAGTCAGAAGACAGAAGAATAAATCTACAAATGACAAAGATCCAAGTACTGTTAAAGTTGTCTTACAAAAACTTAATGACTCTGATGTTAAATCACAGATCCTTTCCTatgaagaaacatttttacagAATTCTAGCTCGTTATC TGATTCTGAAGGTAGCATAGTGAGTACAAACATAAATACTGAAAATAATTCACTAAGACGTCCTAAAAGACAGAAGGCAccaaaaaatttaaaagagcCAAATTTATCAAA AAAACTAAGgagattaaaatga